A window of Clostridium sp. 'White wine YQ' contains these coding sequences:
- a CDS encoding MFS transporter: MLTKQEKQIQNGFQLSHFLIVVMAAACGITVANLYYIQPLLAEIAKYFNVTQGNIGFVAMLTQVGYAIGMLFLLPLADIREKRTLIVTMLIFAAISLVLMFLSFNITVVAVAAFAIGFTSVVPQLIVPLAAQLADPKERGKIIGSVMSGLLIGILLSRTFSGIIGKYFGWRVVYLIAASMMLILAIALRNILPKSEPISEMKYGELFKSMLHLIKTEPVLREASINGAMMFAAFSAFWTTLSFLLESYHYNMGSEIAGLFGLVGVTGALAAPIVGRIADRKSPKFTIGIGMIIVTSAYICFTLFGFKIWGLIIGVILLDLGVQSCQISNQARVHALNEEARNRINTVFMVSYFIGGSLGSYFGSLSYAHFGWYGVCFIGIITQLVAIIIHKTRKFN; this comes from the coding sequence ATGTTAACGAAGCAAGAAAAGCAGATACAAAATGGCTTTCAATTAAGTCATTTTTTAATAGTAGTAATGGCAGCAGCATGTGGAATTACAGTAGCAAATTTATATTATATTCAACCACTACTTGCAGAGATAGCTAAATATTTTAATGTGACTCAGGGAAACATAGGTTTTGTTGCTATGCTTACTCAAGTAGGTTATGCAATCGGAATGTTATTTTTATTACCCTTAGCAGATATAAGAGAAAAAAGAACTTTAATTGTAACCATGTTAATTTTTGCAGCTATTTCACTGGTTTTGATGTTTTTATCTTTTAATATAACAGTAGTTGCGGTAGCAGCTTTTGCAATTGGATTTACTTCAGTTGTACCACAATTAATTGTACCATTAGCAGCGCAGCTTGCTGACCCAAAGGAAAGAGGAAAAATCATAGGGTCAGTAATGAGTGGTTTATTAATAGGAATATTATTATCACGTACCTTTAGTGGAATTATTGGAAAATATTTTGGATGGAGAGTTGTATACCTTATTGCAGCAAGTATGATGCTAATTTTAGCAATTGCTTTAAGAAATATTCTGCCTAAAAGTGAACCCATTTCGGAAATGAAATATGGAGAATTATTTAAATCAATGCTTCATTTAATAAAAACAGAACCAGTATTAAGAGAAGCTTCAATTAACGGAGCAATGATGTTTGCAGCTTTTAGTGCATTTTGGACAACTCTTTCATTTTTACTTGAAAGTTATCATTATAACATGGGTTCTGAGATAGCAGGTCTGTTTGGTTTAGTGGGTGTCACAGGAGCACTTGCAGCTCCTATTGTAGGAAGAATAGCGGATAGAAAAAGTCCAAAGTTTACTATAGGCATAGGTATGATAATTGTTACTAGTGCCTATATATGCTTTACACTATTTGGATTTAAAATATGGGGATTGATTATTGGAGTTATTTTATTGGACCTTGGCGTTCAATCTTGCCAGATTTCAAACCAAGCAAGAGTTCATGCTTTAAATGAAGAGGCTCGAAATAGAATTAATACTGTTTTTATGGTTTCGTATTTTATAGGAGGTTCATTAGGATCCTATTTTGGATCATTAAGTTATGCACATTTTGGCTGGTATGGGGTATGCTTTATAGGAATAATAACTCAATTAGTAGCAATAATAATTCATAAAACTAGAAAGTTTAATTAG